Proteins from a genomic interval of Diaminobutyricimonas aerilata:
- a CDS encoding PfkB family carbohydrate kinase, which translates to MTASPIPRRILHTGQAIVDIVMQIPALPPLGGDVYATATKITAGGGFNVMAAAARDGGDVVYLGVVGDGPFARVVTDALTSEGVAVPNDPVAGIDTGFSVAMVDGSAERTFVTSLGAEGRLDAAHLRAVPVRGGDVVYVTGYSLLHERNRAALTAWLPTVPADAVVVFDPSPMIGSIPDAAWHLMAERATLWSLNAREARLAAERFGDRPGDPSALTVGLAARVAGTVVLRDGSAGVWISGAEATHIPGHPVHAVDSNGAGDAHTGVLAAALAAGAPLADAVRRANVAAAIAVTRLGPATSPTAAEIEAALSA; encoded by the coding sequence ATGACCGCGTCGCCCATCCCGCGTCGGATCCTGCACACGGGGCAGGCGATCGTCGACATCGTCATGCAGATCCCCGCGCTGCCCCCGCTGGGCGGCGACGTCTACGCGACGGCGACGAAGATCACGGCCGGCGGCGGCTTCAACGTCATGGCCGCCGCCGCCCGTGACGGCGGCGACGTCGTCTACCTCGGCGTCGTGGGGGACGGCCCGTTCGCCCGTGTCGTGACGGATGCGCTGACGAGCGAAGGCGTGGCCGTCCCCAACGATCCGGTCGCGGGCATCGACACGGGGTTCAGTGTCGCGATGGTCGACGGCAGCGCCGAGCGCACCTTCGTCACGAGCCTCGGAGCCGAGGGTCGTCTCGACGCGGCGCATCTGCGGGCGGTCCCCGTGCGCGGCGGAGACGTCGTGTACGTGACCGGGTACTCGCTGCTGCACGAGCGCAACCGCGCCGCGCTCACCGCGTGGCTGCCGACCGTGCCCGCGGACGCGGTCGTCGTGTTCGACCCGTCGCCCATGATCGGCAGCATCCCGGATGCGGCCTGGCACCTGATGGCCGAGAGGGCGACGCTCTGGTCGCTCAACGCGAGGGAGGCGCGCCTCGCCGCCGAGCGGTTCGGCGACCGTCCGGGTGATCCGTCCGCCCTGACGGTCGGCCTCGCCGCGCGGGTGGCCGGCACTGTGGTGCTGCGCGACGGCTCGGCCGGCGTCTGGATCTCGGGCGCCGAGGCCACGCACATCCCCGGCCATCCCGTGCACGCCGTCGACTCGAACGGCGCGGGGGACGCGCACACGGGGGTGCTCGCGGCGGCCCTCGCGGCCGGGGCGCCGCTCGCGGACGCCGTCCGGCGCGCCAACGTCGCCGCCGCCATCGCGGTCACCCGGCTCGGACCGGCGACCTCGCCGACCGCCGCCGAGATCGAGGCGGCTCTCTCCGCCTGA
- the rplI gene encoding 50S ribosomal protein L9: MSKLILTNEVSGLGSAGDVVEVKNGYARNYLIPQGYAVAWTRGGEKQVESIKAARAAREHATIEEARDVKAKLEATKVKLSVKAGNEGRLFGSVKAQDVADAVSAAGIGSLDKRKIEILSPIKTVGEHEASVRLRDDLVATITLQVVAAK; this comes from the coding sequence ATGTCGAAGCTCATCCTCACCAACGAGGTGTCGGGTCTCGGTTCGGCCGGTGACGTCGTCGAGGTCAAGAACGGGTACGCCCGCAACTACCTCATCCCGCAGGGCTACGCGGTCGCGTGGACCCGTGGCGGCGAGAAGCAGGTCGAGTCGATCAAGGCAGCCCGCGCCGCGCGCGAGCACGCCACGATCGAGGAGGCCCGCGACGTCAAGGCGAAGCTCGAGGCCACCAAGGTCAAGCTGTCGGTCAAGGCCGGCAACGAGGGTCGCCTGTTCGGCTCCGTGAAGGCGCAGGACGTGGCGGACGCCGTGTCGGCGGCCGGCATCGGTTCGCTCGACAAGCGCAAGATCGAGATCCTCTCCCCGATCAAGACGGTCGGCGAGCACGAGGCCTCGGTGCGTCTGCGTGACGACCTCGTCGCGACGATCACGTTGCAGGTCGTGGCGGCCAAGTAG
- a CDS encoding purine-cytosine permease family protein: MAHTVNASESDASPTTDTQRLGALEQRGIEPVPPGERTGRPMQLFWAWFAANISILGLPLGISLIQGGLNLWQAVLAAAIGAVGSFAIVGVISIAGRRGHAPSLTLSRAVFGVRGNIGPTLVSLLSRLGWETVNTATAAFALVALSSVLFGTSTDPHQVPVIALASIAVFVICTVIVSGLGHATLMVIQKWATWIFGGLNIVVGVFLLTQIDWAAVFAVPAGSTAALIVGIGTIAGGTGIGWANAGADMSRYQGDRVPAGRIVMSAAAGAGIPLVLLIALGSMLGAGDAELAAAANGPVSALTEVMPSWLAVVYLVTAFGGLLVSNHMSVYSAGLSTLTLGIRIKRVYAVIVDVIVTTIGAIYFVLIADNFYVPFISFIVLLAVPITAWVGVFIADMIRRRDYGGDDLLDLSPRSRFWYRGGVEWGATGVWALAIVIGYLFVQAGPSDAPWFTGPLHGTWFGESGLGWAITLTVSFLGQLALGARTRRA; encoded by the coding sequence ATGGCCCACACCGTGAACGCGTCGGAGTCCGACGCGAGCCCGACGACCGACACCCAGCGACTCGGCGCGCTCGAGCAGCGCGGGATCGAGCCCGTACCGCCGGGGGAGCGCACCGGCCGCCCGATGCAGCTGTTCTGGGCGTGGTTCGCCGCGAACATCTCGATCCTCGGGCTGCCGTTGGGCATCTCGCTCATCCAGGGCGGCCTGAACCTGTGGCAGGCCGTGCTCGCGGCGGCGATCGGAGCGGTCGGCTCCTTCGCCATCGTCGGCGTCATCTCGATCGCGGGCCGCCGCGGCCACGCCCCGAGCCTCACCCTCTCCCGCGCGGTCTTCGGAGTGCGCGGCAACATCGGACCCACCCTGGTCTCCCTGCTCTCCCGGCTCGGCTGGGAGACGGTCAACACCGCCACGGCGGCGTTCGCGCTCGTCGCGCTCAGCTCCGTGCTGTTCGGCACGAGCACGGACCCGCACCAGGTGCCGGTCATCGCCCTGGCCAGCATCGCGGTCTTCGTCATCTGCACCGTGATCGTGTCGGGCCTCGGGCACGCGACGCTCATGGTCATCCAGAAGTGGGCGACGTGGATCTTCGGCGGGTTGAACATCGTCGTCGGCGTGTTCCTGCTCACCCAGATCGACTGGGCCGCCGTGTTCGCGGTGCCCGCCGGCTCGACCGCCGCTCTCATCGTCGGCATCGGCACGATCGCGGGCGGAACGGGCATCGGATGGGCGAACGCCGGGGCCGACATGTCGCGGTACCAGGGCGACCGGGTCCCGGCCGGGCGGATCGTCATGTCGGCCGCGGCCGGCGCCGGCATCCCGCTCGTGCTGCTCATCGCCCTGGGCAGCATGCTCGGCGCGGGCGACGCGGAGCTCGCCGCGGCCGCGAACGGACCGGTGAGCGCCCTCACCGAGGTGATGCCGTCCTGGCTCGCCGTCGTCTACCTCGTGACGGCCTTCGGCGGACTGCTCGTGAGCAACCACATGTCGGTCTACTCGGCGGGCCTCAGCACCCTCACCCTGGGCATCCGGATCAAGCGCGTCTACGCCGTCATCGTCGACGTCATCGTCACGACCATCGGCGCCATCTACTTCGTGCTCATCGCCGACAACTTCTACGTTCCGTTCATCTCCTTCATCGTGCTGCTCGCCGTGCCGATCACCGCGTGGGTGGGGGTGTTCATCGCCGACATGATCCGACGCCGCGACTACGGCGGCGACGATCTGCTCGACCTGTCGCCCCGGTCGCGCTTCTGGTACCGCGGCGGCGTCGAGTGGGGCGCGACGGGCGTGTGGGCGCTGGCCATCGTCATCGGCTACCTCTTCGTGCAGGCCGGGCCGTCCGACGCCCCGTGGTTCACCGGACCGCTGCACGGCACGTGGTTCGGCGAGAGCGGTCTCGGCTGGGCGATCACGCTCACCGTCTCGTTCCTCGGCCAGCTCGCGCTCGGCGCCCGCACGCGCCGCGCCTGA
- a CDS encoding PQQ-binding-like beta-propeller repeat protein yields the protein MFVALLVITGCTAAGPEATAPQSPPTLEAGNLEVVGQREPGEESEELAADVVPGVTIGKKWIAAVTMPEGTVSVYDRNSLEQAWEAENTNSWGPCGAPKFVSDDLIAVLESFPDDFGCRRMVIYDARTGEVVRQNDFVSGTFGTTTTYKEIIGAERIDGRLWFATEDAVGYIDPEDGSPVSVLDGAELGVVSSEDPGWASIFRLAADPERNLLVTALLHHGSDELLTDYYGIQVDGTSATVSWSLGEDIDQGAGLDVEGLDTSSIGIFVRDQKPGAIVAVNRVNGAPRVVGQLDSQTGAIRAALAPDLHLDVQDNPVTGYNLYEVIGDTLFTAAAEAPDENKTILAAYDLESGEELWRLTPELPNDDAEIADISRGTDGELYVTTADIYEGAATLSRIDLGSGKPRERWDIPEGVLLEAAMSVQVVDDTVLIAYVGDIPASVPVPALTFLRIGDETEG from the coding sequence TTGTTCGTCGCGCTGCTGGTCATCACCGGCTGCACGGCAGCGGGTCCGGAGGCAACCGCGCCGCAGTCGCCTCCGACCCTGGAAGCGGGGAACCTCGAGGTCGTCGGTCAACGCGAACCCGGTGAAGAATCCGAAGAACTCGCCGCGGACGTGGTTCCGGGAGTGACGATCGGCAAGAAGTGGATCGCCGCCGTGACCATGCCGGAGGGCACGGTGTCGGTCTATGACCGGAACAGCCTCGAACAGGCCTGGGAAGCAGAGAACACGAACAGCTGGGGCCCGTGCGGTGCGCCGAAATTCGTATCGGATGACCTGATCGCGGTCTTGGAGTCGTTTCCCGACGACTTCGGCTGCCGCCGCATGGTGATCTACGACGCACGCACCGGGGAGGTCGTTCGCCAGAACGACTTCGTCAGCGGCACTTTCGGCACGACGACCACGTACAAGGAGATCATCGGGGCCGAACGGATCGACGGCCGCCTCTGGTTCGCCACGGAGGACGCAGTCGGTTACATCGATCCCGAGGATGGGTCGCCGGTCAGTGTGCTGGACGGAGCAGAACTCGGCGTCGTGAGTTCCGAGGATCCCGGGTGGGCGTCGATCTTTCGGCTCGCCGCGGACCCCGAGCGCAACCTTCTCGTCACGGCCTTACTGCACCACGGCAGTGACGAACTCCTGACCGACTACTACGGCATCCAGGTCGACGGCACGTCCGCCACCGTGTCGTGGAGCCTCGGAGAGGACATCGACCAGGGCGCAGGTCTCGATGTCGAGGGTCTCGACACATCCAGCATCGGCATCTTCGTGCGCGATCAGAAACCTGGTGCCATCGTCGCTGTCAACCGCGTGAACGGCGCGCCGCGCGTTGTCGGGCAGCTGGACTCACAGACCGGCGCGATACGCGCCGCTCTCGCACCCGACCTTCATCTCGACGTGCAAGACAACCCGGTCACCGGCTACAACCTGTATGAGGTGATCGGAGACACCCTCTTCACCGCGGCCGCAGAGGCCCCCGACGAGAACAAGACGATCCTCGCCGCCTACGACCTCGAATCGGGCGAGGAACTTTGGCGCCTCACTCCAGAGCTGCCGAATGACGACGCCGAGATCGCGGACATCAGCCGTGGCACCGATGGCGAGCTTTACGTCACCACCGCTGACATCTACGAAGGGGCTGCAACTCTCAGCCGAATCGATCTCGGCTCCGGCAAGCCCAGAGAGCGATGGGACATCCCGGAAGGGGTGCTCCTCGAGGCCGCGATGAGCGTGCAGGTGGTCGACGACACTGTGCTGATCGCCTATGTCGGTGACATCCCCGCGAGCGTACCGGTGCCCGCGCTCACCTTCCTCAGGATCGGCGACGAGACCGAGGGGTAG
- a CDS encoding epoxide hydrolase family protein gives MTTPAAPDAVSDAAIDDLKTRLAAFRPPAVARGHGWARGVDPDYLADLLGTWANGYDWREHETRIRNLPWRLAGRRRPVRLVQQRAADPTHTVLLLHGWPDSVLRFERLLPLLPDVDVVVPALPGFPFAAPVPEGGLSAAAMADAVAEAMSDLGYSRYVVSAGDVGCDVAEALAARHPDAVAALHLTDISQYHFLVDLPEDLSPDERAYVERGHQWQAAEGGYMHEQSTKPQTIAAALNDSPAGLAAWLLEKLRSWTDCGGDVESVFTRDELLTWISAYWFSGCIGTSFTPYAESGAKPWPRIEIPTAVTIFPADLVNAPREFAERWFDVRSWEEPDAGGHFAAWERPADYLRGVRAALALA, from the coding sequence GTGACCACTCCAGCTGCACCCGACGCGGTGTCCGACGCCGCGATCGACGACCTCAAGACCCGGCTGGCCGCATTCCGCCCACCCGCGGTCGCGCGCGGTCACGGATGGGCCCGCGGCGTCGATCCGGACTACCTCGCCGACCTCCTCGGCACCTGGGCGAACGGGTACGACTGGCGTGAACACGAGACGCGCATCCGCAACCTCCCGTGGCGCCTCGCCGGACGCCGGCGCCCCGTGCGACTCGTCCAGCAGCGCGCGGCCGACCCCACGCACACCGTGCTGCTGCTGCACGGCTGGCCGGATTCCGTGCTCCGATTCGAACGCCTCCTGCCCCTGCTGCCCGACGTGGACGTCGTCGTGCCCGCATTGCCCGGGTTCCCCTTCGCCGCGCCCGTTCCCGAGGGCGGGCTCTCCGCCGCGGCGATGGCGGATGCGGTCGCCGAGGCGATGAGCGATCTGGGTTACTCGCGGTACGTCGTGTCGGCCGGGGACGTCGGCTGCGACGTCGCCGAAGCCCTCGCGGCCCGTCATCCCGACGCGGTGGCGGCGCTGCACCTGACCGACATCTCGCAGTACCACTTCCTCGTCGATCTGCCGGAGGACCTCTCGCCGGACGAGCGCGCCTACGTCGAACGCGGGCACCAGTGGCAGGCCGCCGAGGGCGGCTACATGCACGAGCAGTCGACGAAGCCGCAGACCATCGCCGCCGCCCTGAACGACTCCCCGGCCGGCCTCGCCGCCTGGCTGCTGGAGAAGCTGCGTTCCTGGACGGACTGCGGCGGTGACGTGGAATCCGTCTTCACCCGCGACGAGCTGCTCACCTGGATCTCCGCGTACTGGTTCAGCGGATGCATCGGCACCTCGTTCACCCCGTACGCCGAGAGCGGCGCCAAGCCGTGGCCGCGCATCGAGATCCCCACCGCCGTCACGATCTTCCCCGCAGACCTCGTGAACGCGCCCCGCGAGTTCGCGGAACGCTGGTTCGACGTGCGGTCCTGGGAGGAGCCCGACGCGGGCGGCCACTTCGCCGCCTGGGAGCGGCCGGCCGACTACCTCCGCGGAGTCCGCGCGGCGCTCGCCCTCGCCTGA
- a CDS encoding CCA tRNA nucleotidyltransferase, protein MQSVAAAVARLDELADSPVVAELARVFADAGHELAIVGGPVRDAFLGRPVTDLDFTTDARPDRILELVTPISSAQWDVGRAFGTIAARVRGETVEITTYRADSYDGSTRKPEVRFGDSLDDDLARRDFTVNAMALALPQRRLVDPSNGVEHLLAARLTTPGTPEQSFGDDPLRMLRAARFSAQLGFDVDEDVMQAMTAMGDRLAIVSVERITDELTKLLRADRPRRGIELLVETGLAERVLPEIPALRLEIDEHAHHKDVYEHSLTVLDQAIDLERSRGHEAPDLVLRLAALLHDIGKPATKRVEPGGAVSFHHHDVVGSKLATKRLKALRFDNDTVASVARLIELHLRFFGYTEGAWTDSAVRRYVRDAGPLLERLHILTRADVTTRNRRKADRLAFAYDDLEQRIEHLQKEEELAAIRPDLNGDDIQRVLGIRPGREVGEAYRFLMELRLDEGPLGPDEAERRLRAWWDARA, encoded by the coding sequence ATGCAGAGCGTCGCCGCGGCCGTCGCCCGACTCGACGAACTGGCCGACTCCCCCGTCGTGGCGGAGCTCGCGCGGGTGTTCGCCGATGCGGGACACGAGCTGGCGATCGTCGGCGGGCCGGTGCGCGACGCGTTCCTCGGCCGCCCGGTGACCGACCTCGACTTCACGACGGATGCGCGACCCGACCGCATCCTCGAACTCGTCACGCCGATCTCGAGCGCGCAGTGGGATGTCGGCCGCGCGTTCGGCACGATCGCCGCCCGAGTACGCGGTGAGACGGTCGAGATCACCACCTACCGTGCCGACAGCTACGACGGCAGCACCCGCAAGCCGGAGGTGCGCTTCGGCGACTCCCTCGACGACGACCTCGCGCGGCGGGACTTCACCGTCAACGCGATGGCGCTCGCCCTGCCGCAGCGTCGGCTGGTCGACCCCTCCAACGGTGTGGAACATCTCCTCGCCGCGCGCCTGACCACCCCGGGCACCCCGGAGCAGTCGTTCGGCGACGACCCGCTGCGCATGCTGCGCGCCGCGCGCTTCTCGGCGCAACTCGGTTTCGACGTCGACGAGGACGTCATGCAGGCGATGACCGCGATGGGCGACCGCCTCGCGATCGTGTCGGTCGAGCGCATCACCGACGAGCTCACCAAGCTGCTGCGCGCGGACCGGCCGCGTCGGGGCATCGAGCTGCTCGTCGAGACCGGGCTCGCCGAACGCGTGCTGCCCGAGATCCCCGCCCTGCGACTCGAGATCGACGAGCACGCGCACCACAAGGACGTCTACGAGCACTCGCTCACCGTGCTCGACCAGGCGATCGACCTCGAGCGGTCCCGAGGGCACGAAGCGCCGGATCTGGTGCTGCGGCTCGCCGCGCTGCTGCACGACATCGGAAAGCCCGCCACGAAGCGGGTCGAGCCCGGTGGTGCCGTGTCGTTCCACCATCACGACGTGGTCGGGTCGAAGCTCGCGACCAAGCGGCTCAAGGCCCTGCGTTTCGACAACGACACCGTCGCCTCCGTCGCCCGACTGATCGAGCTGCACCTGCGCTTCTTCGGCTACACCGAGGGCGCCTGGACCGATTCCGCCGTGCGGCGCTACGTGCGCGACGCCGGTCCCCTGTTGGAACGGCTGCACATCCTCACCCGGGCCGACGTGACCACCCGCAACCGGCGCAAGGCCGACCGGCTCGCGTTCGCCTACGACGACCTCGAGCAGCGCATCGAGCACCTGCAGAAGGAGGAGGAGCTCGCCGCCATCCGTCCGGACCTCAACGGCGACGACATCCAGCGCGTGCTCGGCATCAGGCCGGGGCGCGAGGTGGGCGAGGCGTACCGCTTCCTCATGGAGCTGCGCCTCGACGAGGGACCGCTCGGGCCGGATGAGGCGGAACGCCGGCTTCGCGCCTGGTGGGACGCCCGCGCCTGA
- the dnaB gene encoding replicative DNA helicase gives MSIAHLGLAGDERQGGRQGDRVPPHDLLAEQSAIGGMLLSKDAVADVVETVRGADFYIPKHEVIFDAVLSLYSHGEPTDVIAVTDELTKSGELARAGGAEYLHTLTALVPTAANAGFYAGIVAEKAVLRRLVEAGTRIVQMGYASEGEVTDLVNNAQAEIYGVTGGVEVEDYVPLTDAVTVAIDEIEAAKGRDGQMVGVPTGFAELDTLTNGLHPGQMIIVAARPAIGKSTLALDFARAAAIKHDQPTIIFSLEMGKSEIAMRLLSAEASIPLQSMRKGTVDSRDWTTLAATRGRIADAPLYIDDSPNMTLVEIRAKCRRLKQRVGLRMVVIDYLQLMTSGKRVESRQQEVSEFSRALKLLAKELEVPVIAISQLNRGPEQRADKKPAISDLRESGSLEQDADMVILLHREAAYEKDNPRQGEADLIVAKHRNGPTATVTVGFHGHFSRFVDMPAI, from the coding sequence ATGTCGATCGCCCATCTCGGTCTCGCCGGCGACGAACGGCAGGGTGGCCGGCAGGGTGACCGGGTTCCCCCGCACGACCTGCTCGCCGAGCAGAGCGCGATCGGCGGCATGCTGCTGAGCAAAGACGCGGTGGCGGATGTCGTCGAGACGGTGCGCGGGGCGGACTTCTACATCCCCAAGCACGAGGTGATCTTCGACGCCGTGCTGTCGCTGTACTCCCACGGCGAGCCGACCGACGTCATCGCCGTCACCGACGAGCTGACCAAGAGCGGCGAGCTCGCGCGCGCCGGCGGCGCCGAGTACCTGCACACGCTGACGGCCCTCGTGCCGACCGCCGCGAACGCCGGCTTCTACGCGGGCATCGTCGCCGAGAAGGCGGTGCTGCGTCGCCTCGTCGAGGCCGGCACGCGCATCGTGCAGATGGGCTACGCGAGCGAGGGCGAGGTCACCGACCTCGTCAACAACGCCCAGGCGGAGATCTACGGCGTCACCGGCGGTGTCGAGGTCGAGGACTACGTGCCGTTGACGGATGCGGTGACGGTCGCGATCGACGAGATCGAGGCGGCGAAGGGCCGCGACGGCCAGATGGTGGGAGTCCCCACCGGCTTCGCCGAACTCGACACCCTCACCAACGGGCTGCACCCGGGCCAGATGATCATCGTCGCCGCCCGACCGGCGATCGGTAAGTCGACCCTCGCGCTCGACTTCGCGCGCGCGGCGGCGATCAAGCACGACCAGCCGACGATCATCTTCTCCCTCGAGATGGGCAAGAGCGAGATCGCGATGCGACTGCTCTCCGCCGAGGCGAGCATCCCCCTGCAGAGCATGCGCAAGGGAACGGTCGACAGCCGCGACTGGACGACCCTCGCCGCGACCCGCGGCCGCATCGCCGACGCTCCGCTCTACATCGACGACAGCCCCAACATGACGCTCGTCGAGATCCGCGCCAAGTGCCGCCGACTCAAGCAGCGCGTCGGGCTGCGCATGGTCGTCATCGACTACCTGCAGCTCATGACCTCGGGCAAGCGCGTCGAGTCGCGTCAGCAGGAGGTCAGCGAGTTCTCGCGAGCGCTCAAACTGCTCGCAAAGGAACTCGAGGTGCCGGTGATCGCGATCTCGCAGCTCAACCGTGGCCCGGAACAGCGTGCCGACAAGAAGCCCGCCATCTCGGACCTCCGCGAATCCGGTTCGCTCGAGCAGGACGCCGACATGGTCATCCTGCTGCACCGCGAGGCCGCCTACGAGAAGGACAACCCGCGTCAGGGCGAGGCCGACCTCATCGTCGCCAAGCACCGCAACGGCCCCACGGCGACCGTCACGGTCGGCTTCCACGGCCACTTCTCGCGCTTCGTGGACATGCCCGCGATCTGA
- a CDS encoding single-stranded DNA-binding protein: protein MAGDTVITVVGNLTADPELRYTQNGLAVANFTIASTPRTFDRASNDWKDGEALFLRASCWREFAEHVAGSLTKGMRVVAQGRLKQRSYETKEGEKRTTIELEVDEIGPSLRYATAQVTRAAGGGGGSRGGGVGGGGGQNQVADEPWSATGPAASGGDVWNTPGSYSDDTPF from the coding sequence ATGGCCGGCGACACCGTCATCACGGTGGTGGGCAACCTCACCGCCGACCCGGAGCTGCGGTACACGCAGAACGGGCTCGCGGTGGCGAACTTCACGATCGCCTCCACCCCGCGCACCTTCGACCGCGCGAGCAACGACTGGAAGGACGGCGAAGCCCTCTTCCTGCGTGCCTCGTGCTGGCGTGAATTCGCCGAGCACGTGGCCGGTTCGCTCACCAAGGGCATGCGCGTCGTCGCGCAGGGGCGTCTCAAGCAGCGCTCCTACGAGACGAAGGAAGGCGAGAAGCGCACGACCATCGAGCTCGAGGTCGACGAGATCGGCCCCTCGCTCCGGTACGCGACCGCACAGGTCACGCGCGCCGCGGGCGGCGGCGGTGGATCGCGCGGCGGCGGCGTCGGTGGCGGCGGCGGCCAGAACCAGGTCGCGGACGAGCCGTGGTCGGCCACGGGTCCCGCGGCGTCGGGTGGGGACGTCTGGAACACTCCGGGCTCCTACAGCGACGACACTCCCTTCTAA
- the rpsR gene encoding 30S ribosomal protein S18 produces MAGKSSGDRRKPLRGAKGGKNAAPAKSIRVGVIDYKDVATLRKFISERGKIRARRITGVSVQEQRLIARAVKNAREMALLPYSGSGR; encoded by the coding sequence ATGGCAGGAAAGAGCAGCGGCGACCGCCGCAAGCCGCTCCGCGGAGCCAAGGGCGGTAAGAACGCCGCCCCCGCGAAGTCCATCCGCGTCGGCGTCATCGATTACAAGGATGTCGCCACGCTCCGCAAGTTCATCTCCGAGCGTGGCAAGATCCGCGCTCGCCGCATCACCGGTGTCTCCGTGCAGGAGCAGCGCCTCATCGCCCGCGCCGTCAAGAACGCGCGCGAGATGGCGCTCCTCCCGTACTCGGGCTCGGGCCGCTAG